Part of the Bacillus sp. THAF10 genome is shown below.
CTTGATGAAGTAGAACCAATCACAAAATCTTTGGAGACAAAATTTTATAAAGCCCTGGTACAATCACCTTTTAGAAGTGAGTTAGAGGCAAAATGGGGAAATCAATTATTCGCGCTTGCAGAATGTGAACTTAAGACGTTTGATGATTCCATCATTGAAGATCTTCAATTGGAAAACAAGCTTTCAACGAAATATTCCAAGCTCGTTGCTTCTGCTAAAATTTCATTTAATGGAGAAGAATTGACCCTAGCCCAGCTTGATCCTTACACAGAATCAGAAGATCGAGACATTAGAAAAAAAGCAAGTGAAGCAAAATTTGGATTCTTCCAAGAAAATCAAGCTGAATTTGATGAGATATTTGATCAGCTTGTAAAAGTCCGGACAAAAATGGCAAAGAAACTCGGCTACAGTAATTTTGTCGAGCTTGGGTATGCAAGAATGACCCGAACAGACTACAATGCCGAAATGGTAGCGAAATTCAGAGATCAGGTTAAGGATAGCATTGTACCTCTTGTATCAAAACTTTCTGAGAAACAGCAAGAGAGAATTGGTGTAGAGGCTTTGAAATATTATGATGAAGGATTTAAATACAAATCTGGAAATGCAAAGCCAAAAGGTTCTCCTGAATGGATTATCGAAAATGGCAAAGAAATGTATGAGGAGCTTTCCCCAGAAACAAAAGAATTTTTCCAATTCATGATTGATAATAACCTCATGGACCTTGTTGCAAAGAAAGGCAAGGAAGCTGGTGGTTATTGTACGTATATCTCTAATTACAAGTCACCATATATCTTTTCTAATTTTAATGGGACTAGTGGCGACATTGATGTACTAACACATGAGGCGGGCCATGCGTTTCAAGTTTATATGAGCCGCGGTTATGAAGTGCCTGAATACAACTGGCCAACATATGAAGCATGTGAAATTCACTCGATGAGTATGGAATTCTTTACATGGCCATGGATGAATAAGTTTTTCCTTGAGGACACAGATAAATATAAATTTTCTCATTTAAGCGGAGCCATTTCATTCTTACCTTATGGGGTGGCAGTAGATGAATTTCAACATTTTGTGTATGAAAATCCAGAAGCAACACCGGAAGAAAGAAACCAAGCTTGGAGAAATATCGAGAAAAAGTATTTGCCGGAAAGAGACTATGATGGAAATACTTATCTAGAAGCTGGAGGGTTCTGGCAGCGTCAAGGACATATTTACCGCTCTCCGTTTTACTACATTGATTATACTCTTGCTCAAATTTGTGCCCTGCAATATTGGAAGCTTGCACAAGAAAATCAAGAACAGGCATGGGAGTCTTATCTAGAGCTATGCAAACAAGGGGGAAGCAAATCATTTACTCAACTAGTTAAAGTAGCAGGTCTTCGGTCTCCATTTGAAGAAGGTTGTGTGGAATCGGTAGTAGGTGAAATTGAAGCTTATCTCAACAATATTGACGATAAAGCATTATAAGGAAAATCGAGAAGCTGTCGTACTTACGGCAGCTTTTTCCATCTAGATTTAACAATAGATTATCCTTTCCCTTTTGATGTTGATTTTGTAGAATAAAGGGTATATAGTTTATCCATTCTCATTTTTTTAACCCATAATAATTCTACCAATATTAGGTAAGGGATAAAGATACAATAATGAAAATACTAAAATTAACACATAAAATGTAACAGTAAGGAAGTGGCATCCATGAAAACAAATTCACTGTTTTCCCATCTGTCCATACGTAAAGTATATGGAGAGTTTCCTTTATCGGTTTCCAATATTTTTTCTGATTCCAGACAAGTAACACCCGATTCAGTTTTTGTCTGTATAAAGGGTTATACCGTTGATGGACATAACTACATAGATTCAGCCATTAACAAAGGAGCGTCTGTTATAGTCGTTGAAGATCTACCGAATGAATTGCAAAATGGAATTTGCTATGTTCATGTTCGAGATACCGAAAGGGCGTTAGGTCATTTAGCGAACAAATTTTTTGATTATCCATCTACAAAGCTCAGAATTGTAGGAGTTACAGGTACAAATGGCAAAACCACCGTCTCAAGCGTGATAAACAATATCATGCGAAAAGAGGGGTATAAAACAGGTTTGAGCGGAACAATTGAAATTGATATAGATGGAGAAAAATTTGAGAGTAAAAATACCACAAGTGATGTACTGACCATGCAAAGAATGTTAAAAGACATGGTGGAAGCGGGTGTCACGGATGTGGTGATGGAAGTGTCCTCACACGGTTTAGTGTTAGGAAGGCTTACAGGTATCGAATTCCAAAATGGCGTGTTTACCAACTTGACTCAGGATCATCTTGATTTCCACGGGACAATGGAACACTATAAGAATGCAAAAGGGCTTCTTTTCGCACAGCTTGGACAGGACCTTAGAAAAGATAAAGCAGCCATCCTAAATGCTGATGATGAGACAACGAAAGATTATTCGGATATGACAGGCGCAAGAATTATTACCTATGGCATAAAAAACGATGCCGATTTCAAAGCAGAAAATATTCGTTTTGAACAAAGCAAAACAAGCTTTACTCTGATAACAAACTTTGGCGAATTTGAACTGGAAATCCCATTCCTTGGAGAATTCAACGTCTACAATATTCTCTCTGTCATTTGCGTGCTCTGGGACAAAGGTATGCCATTTGAGCGGATTCTAAAACACGTAAATGAAACGACACCTCCTAGTGGTAGGATGGAAACATTCCCAACTGGAGATAGCAGAAATGTAATCATTGATTATGCTCACACGGAAGATGCAATTGGGAAAGTATTAGACAGCATTCGGATGTTTACGACCAATAAGATTATCTCCATTATTGGCACAGGTGGTGGAAGAGATAAAGACAAGCGCCCTAAAATGGGGAGAATTGCAACAGAGAAGTCAGACTTTGTCATTTATACAACAGATAACCCGCTTGATGAGCCTGGAGAAGAAATCGTCGAGATGATGGCAGCTGGCTCCGTTCATGACAACTATGAATGTATTCCTGATAGAGAAGAAGCCATTACCCGAGCGGTTGAACTTGCAGGGAGTGGTGATGTTATCCTTATAGCAGGAAAGGGACATGAAAATTATCAGTTAGTTGGAAAAGAAGTAGTCCCGTTTGATGAAAAAGAAATCACGTTAAATGCAGTAAAAGCCTTCCCATTAACAGATAAAATACCTACAACATAGATGATTGGAACTATTTACTGACTAGAAGGTTGGTTCACAAATACGTGAACCAACAGCTAGTCTTCTTTTTTGTATCTGATTTAAAAGATTGTTGGCAATTAACACTTTAAGCCATTTTAAACCACTTGGTTAAAACTTTCTCCACGAAAAGAACACGACAGCAACGTTGGTATAGAAATATTTTTGTAAAAAACACAAAGGATGGAAGCTTCTTGTTGAAAAAAACCCTTATCTTTTTCATTATTTTCATGATTGTAGTTGGTTGTGCAAAACAGACAGATCAGGCAGTAACCATAGTCGAAGAAGCACCTTTATTAGAGAGAGGTAAAGCAAGGAAAGAGTTTTATTGGTTAGATCAACATAATGTAACGGTAAGAAATGAATGGACACAGCGAGCGCATGAGGTCTCTGGACAAGTGTATGCAGAACCGACAGAATTCTCGGAATACGTTAGTGGTGTAAAAACAAAATTGGATACAAAAGATAAGGTAATTGCTCTTACCCTGGATGCTTGTGGCGGGGAGACAGGCAGCGGCTTTGACGAAGAGCTAATTCATTTCCTTATCACACATAACATTAAGGCTGATTTGTTTATTAATGCAAGATGGATAGATGCAAACCGCGACATTTTTCTAGAGCTCGCAGCAAATCCTTTGTTTACCATTCAAAATCATGGAACCGAACATAAACCTCTTGCCGTTTCTAGACGTAGCGCATGGGGGATAGAAAGTACTACTAGTAAAGAGGAAATTGTAGAAGAAATCATGGGAAATCAGTTAAAAATTTTTGAGCTGACAGGGAAGTTCCCGCAATATTATCGTTCTGGAACTGCCTTTTATGACGATGTTGCAGTAAAAATTGCAGAAGATCTTCATTTGGAAGTGGTGAACTTTGATGTGATTGGAGACGCAGGAGCGACATTTTCAAAAGAACAAGTAGTCGATTCCATGAAAAGTGCCACCGCAGGCTCCGTTATTATTTTGCACATGAATCACCCTGAAAGCGAAACCGCAGACGGTGTAAAGGAAGCTGTTTTAGAATTAATAAATTTAGGTTTCCAATTTGTTCATTTACATGAATATAGATTAAAGTAGTTTTACAGTTCTGTAACAAATGAAGAAGAAGCGCATATTCAATGTGCTACAGGTGACGATAAATTTGGGAGGTAAATAATCGTGACCTGTATTTTTCATTGTCTATTTTCCATTGTTCTATTGTTTAACGTTTCAGCTTGTCAGTCAAAAAACAAAGTAGAGAAGGCAAATGAGAAGTTTGAAGAACGTATTGTGGCAGAAGCTGAATTTGCACATAAATCAATAAAAAACTCGGTGAAATTCATCCATAAATCCCCTAAAAAGGAATTTCCAAAGAAGAAATCACAACTAATACCTGAATTCAAAAGCAGGGGCTTTCGGTGGCTTCGAATGAAGGAAGATGGTATTGACTTTCTTTAAAGGGGATTGCTATAATTGCAAAAAGCTAACACAACACACTGTCTAAATATAATTGTATAACTCTTATCCAGAGTGACTGAGGGAACAGGCCCGAAGACGTCCGGCAACCCTTCAAGAAAAATAATTTCTTGAGAAGGTGCTACATCCTGCAGACTAGTATGTCTGAAAGATAAGAGGAGATAAAAAAACTCTCTTCCTATCGGAAGGGAGTTTTTTTATTTGTATGATGTGATGTAAAAATGTATAGAAATGAGAGGAAATGATGTGAGTATAAAAGACATTCAAAAAGAAATTAGAACAGTCTCCATCGGTAAATTTAAAACAGAAAGTGGGGAAGAGCTTTCTGATGTAGTAATTGCTTATGAAAAAGTAGGAACTCCTACGCTGGGTACCATTCTTGTGTGTCATGCATTAACAGGAAATCATGTTTCAGTTGGGAATCAAGATAACCCGGGATGGTGGGGAGATTTTATTGGATCAGGGCTATATGTAGATACAGACAAATTTCAAGTAATCACGATGAATGTAATCGGGGGTTGTAATGGAACAACAGGACCTACATCGATAAATCCTGCGACAAGAAAACCATATGGTA
Proteins encoded:
- a CDS encoding polysaccharide deacetylase family protein gives rise to the protein MLKKTLIFFIIFMIVVGCAKQTDQAVTIVEEAPLLERGKARKEFYWLDQHNVTVRNEWTQRAHEVSGQVYAEPTEFSEYVSGVKTKLDTKDKVIALTLDACGGETGSGFDEELIHFLITHNIKADLFINARWIDANRDIFLELAANPLFTIQNHGTEHKPLAVSRRSAWGIESTTSKEEIVEEIMGNQLKIFELTGKFPQYYRSGTAFYDDVAVKIAEDLHLEVVNFDVIGDAGATFSKEQVVDSMKSATAGSVIILHMNHPESETADGVKEAVLELINLGFQFVHLHEYRLK
- a CDS encoding M3 family oligoendopeptidase, which encodes MRFEEFVYNRPNMDEVEKAFLSALETFENAKTLEQQEEAMKEINEIRNNLSTDFNLVYIRHSIDTNDEFYKGEQDFLDEVEPITKSLETKFYKALVQSPFRSELEAKWGNQLFALAECELKTFDDSIIEDLQLENKLSTKYSKLVASAKISFNGEELTLAQLDPYTESEDRDIRKKASEAKFGFFQENQAEFDEIFDQLVKVRTKMAKKLGYSNFVELGYARMTRTDYNAEMVAKFRDQVKDSIVPLVSKLSEKQQERIGVEALKYYDEGFKYKSGNAKPKGSPEWIIENGKEMYEELSPETKEFFQFMIDNNLMDLVAKKGKEAGGYCTYISNYKSPYIFSNFNGTSGDIDVLTHEAGHAFQVYMSRGYEVPEYNWPTYEACEIHSMSMEFFTWPWMNKFFLEDTDKYKFSHLSGAISFLPYGVAVDEFQHFVYENPEATPEERNQAWRNIEKKYLPERDYDGNTYLEAGGFWQRQGHIYRSPFYYIDYTLAQICALQYWKLAQENQEQAWESYLELCKQGGSKSFTQLVKVAGLRSPFEEGCVESVVGEIEAYLNNIDDKAL
- a CDS encoding UDP-N-acetylmuramoyl-L-alanyl-D-glutamate--2,6-diaminopimelate ligase — translated: MKTNSLFSHLSIRKVYGEFPLSVSNIFSDSRQVTPDSVFVCIKGYTVDGHNYIDSAINKGASVIVVEDLPNELQNGICYVHVRDTERALGHLANKFFDYPSTKLRIVGVTGTNGKTTVSSVINNIMRKEGYKTGLSGTIEIDIDGEKFESKNTTSDVLTMQRMLKDMVEAGVTDVVMEVSSHGLVLGRLTGIEFQNGVFTNLTQDHLDFHGTMEHYKNAKGLLFAQLGQDLRKDKAAILNADDETTKDYSDMTGARIITYGIKNDADFKAENIRFEQSKTSFTLITNFGEFELEIPFLGEFNVYNILSVICVLWDKGMPFERILKHVNETTPPSGRMETFPTGDSRNVIIDYAHTEDAIGKVLDSIRMFTTNKIISIIGTGGGRDKDKRPKMGRIATEKSDFVIYTTDNPLDEPGEEIVEMMAAGSVHDNYECIPDREEAITRAVELAGSGDVILIAGKGHENYQLVGKEVVPFDEKEITLNAVKAFPLTDKIPTT